The Oryctolagus cuniculus chromosome 13, mOryCun1.1, whole genome shotgun sequence sequence TTTACCTCTGAGAAGCAACTATTCTAAGCCACACTATCTGCTGTCCCTTCCCTGGGGACAGGTGAGAAGAGCTCTCAGCTTAACTTGGGAAGCTAAAATAACTAAGGGGAGTAGATCAAGAGAGATCTAAGGCATTACATTTATCATAACTCCCAACTTAATATTTCAATTATATACTTCAGTCAGTCTTCACAGCCCTTTTCCTCAAACTGATTCCTTTCTTGCTCTAGAGTTCATAACTATGTTCACATTTGATCtgtgggagaaggaaggaaggagagcgggaaggggaaaacagaaagacaagaaggaagtaaggaaggaaggtgggaggaaggaaggagggaggaaggagggaggaaggaaggagggaggaaggaagaaggacagAAAGAATGAGTAAAGGAATCTGTGAAAGGCCAGGCTAAGACTGAATCAGATCTTTCCCCCTTCCAGTTTAATATTCAGAAACTGTTCATTTTGTGTCTTTATCCAGCAGTGAACTGGCAGTACACAAATTAAGATTTGACACACTTCTTTTTCCCCACAAAACGTTCATGTTTATAACTTTCCTCGTTGTCTATGCTCAGCTGCTGGCCGGCCTGAGTCACACATAATGACTGTCAACACAGAGAGTCTGACACACACCAAAGAACTAGTAGGAAGAGTCAGTGTGTCTGCACAAACACGTGCATGTGAGGATCTCCCCAGACAATCTCGCAAGACTCACAACATGGGAAGGTCTGAAGGCAGAGGAGGGCCTGGGAGGAGGTGGATACAAAGCAAAGATCAGAATCTAGGAAGTGAAGTGAAGGGCTCTACAGAGTCTGCAGGAGGAACTGAGTCTACTGTTTACCAACCTGAGGGAAGAAAGAGGACTGGGCTAGCTAGGAAATGAAGGATGTTCAGGAAAAACTAAATCGGAAAGACTAAATGATCTCATCAAATTGAAACAAAATGACCCTCCTGCCTCAATTCTCTGACTTCGCTGTTTTTTccaggaaactaaaaaaaaaaaaaaaaaaaacaaacacacacacacacacacaaaccagaaCACCACAGTTCTTTTTTTCAATGATTCTATTAACAAAGCAAATAAAGGAAATCTCTGCTAAAAATGCACCTTACCTACACTGAGTGATCTGAAAACGGAAATACTTCTTTCCCCATTTTGTAGTGGGTTCAaaacagggacagggaggggagtAGCCAAGTTCTGCCTGAATATACTCTTTCACCTAAAGGCTTATTTTAAATTTGCCTCTCTGTGGTCGGCTGGCCCATTCTTACCTCTGTACGTCTGGATGTGATGAGCGACTCTAACACCACGGAGAACTTAAGAGCTTATGCAAACGCGAGGCAGAGGCAAAGCCAGGATGCGATTTGGGTAGTGCTCTAATGCCCCCCATTGGGtggttaaaaattcaaataaggtTTGAATTCTGACTGACAGTGcgatagaaaaaagaaaacagcaaagttAAAAGAAGACCGTAGTGCCTAAGTTTGGCCTGAAAAATCACGAGAAGTGGATAAGTCCGTGCACGGGCAATCCGTTGGGAAAACGGGGGACACAGATAAAGAACTAACTAGACCAACACCTACCTATGGATTCTATCCGTGCTCCTTACGGGGTGCTACGCGAGAAGTAATCTATACGGAGGAATTCGGTTCCTCGCCCTAAGCAGCTCGAGTCGCGGGAAGGGGACTGCCAGCTTTCTAGGGGACGTGCAGCGCTAACGCTTCGCACACACTTACTTTCGTCCGGCCATTGATTTTGTAGTTGCCCAGCTTCCCGTTACAGTGGCGGATCAGGTCGTCCATGCTGCTCATCAGCAGCCCAATGGTTTCACAGCCGGGCTCCTTGCCCTCGATCCAGGTGATCTTATCGCCTCGGATGTCCTTGGACGAGTCGCTCTTCTGGCTCACCAGCTGGCCGTCCGTGAACTTGCCGGTGTCGTGCAGGGCGCGCACCTCATCGCCGATCTGCTGCCCCGTCTCCTTGCCCAAGAAGTCGTCCACGACACAGATGCCGTGCTTGTTCATGCAAGGCACGATGTACTCCAGCGCCAGCTTCAGCGCCGGCAGCGGCTTCGTCTTCCCGTTGCACCGCAGGCCTCCACCGTCACTCAGCCCCTCGCCGGGCGTGTTGCTCGGCGGGTACAGGTTCGCCTTCTCCTGGTACAGCGACGGGCGGGTCAGCGGCTCCTCCTTCCCGGGCTCCGCCTCGGCCGCCGCCGAGCCCTGTCGCCCGGGGTTCGCGCGAGGCGGGGACGCGGCTACGGCAGGGTTGGCCACGGACTTGGCCTTCGCCTTGGCCGCATCTCCGGCGGCCGGCCGGCCCGAAGCcttggcggcggcggcgctgtCCCGCCGCGCCGCTCCTTTCCTGGCCTCCCGGGCTCCGGCCCCACCGGCCCtgggcggcggcgcggcggcgggCGGCGAAGGGCCGGGGTGCTGGTGCGGGCCTGCTCCGTGGCCAGAGGCGCCCTCGCTGCCCTGGCACACGAGCTTGTGCTTCTTCCAGTCCTGGCGCTGGTGCTCCTTGCAGCAGTAGAAGGAGCTGCGGCAGCGGCCGCAGCGCAGCAGGTTCTCCATCTTCCCGCACAGCTCACAGTACTGCCGGTCCCGCTCGCTCGGGCTCGGCCCGCCAGGCCCGCCGCTGTCATTGGCCatggtggcggcggcggtggtCGAGTAGGAGAGGTGGTGGCCGGACTGCCTAGCCCAGGGCCGGGGAGCGGGGAGAGCGGCGGGGAACGTTACTGCGCCATGCACCCGCCGCCCCTCTCCTCAAACAGGCCGGCGCCCCTCGCCCTCGGCCAGGCCGCTTTCTCGTCCTTGTGGCCGGCCGCGCAGCGCCAGCGGCTGCTTCAGCGCCTCATCGCGCACGGGCAGAGGGTGTACGGCCTGCGTGGCGGACGAGGAGCTCCGCTCTGGGCGCGCTAGACCGGCAGCCTTCGGGGCCGCCGCCTCAGCATCCCGGGCGGCAGGGCCCAGCTTGTGGAGGAGCGCAGGGCGTGCGGGCGCCACTCGCTCTGCGCGCTCTGCACGTACACCACGGCCCCGCGGCGACCCGGGCGGGCGGCGCGCGAGGGCGGAGGGGGCGGAGAGAGGGCCGGGGGGAGGGCCGAGGGGGCGGTGGCCGCGCACACGCTTGGTCGCGGGCGCGGCGCTGCAGCCTTCTCCTTCGATCTCCGGCGCTCTGCGGGACGCGGCCTCGGCCTAGGCCTCGGCGGCGGGTCGCTCCCCGTCTCTCCGCCCCCTAGGCGGGCTCCGCGTCGGGGTGGGCGCCGGGGACACCGAGAGGCCGTCGCGCTGCCACCGCCCTCTGCGGTCCGCGAGAGGACGCCCGGCGGGCCGGCTCGCGAGCTCAGAGAGGAGGGGGCGGCGCGGGCTGTGCCTACACCTGCTGCGAGAGGGCGCGGGCCTCGAGAGGGTCGCGGAGTGGCAGACTCGTGATCATGGCTGCTGGCGTTGAGGCCGACTCGGGGTGTGCTAGGCGCGCTCGTAGACACTGGGTTGCAAGGTGTCCATTGCGAAGGAAACGGAAATTCATAGAAGtaaagtaacttgcccaaggtcacgcagAACTGGGACTGAATCCAGGAATCAGACTTTGTTAGATTCCAAGGCTGTTTTTCCCATTACACCATGCAGCCTCTGCTTGAGGAAAGTCTGAaatggttaaaaacaaaaataattattctggTGTTGATCCAAGCCCCTCTGTTCCATTTGAATCTAATTTAAAGGTActgaatttaaaagcaaaaactatTTAAATCCTGTGAAATCCTTCGAGTTCAAAACGTCGTGAAATTTTGGCTACAAAGTTAAATAAGTAATCGATGCTCATTCCAGTATCCATGTtcagactttttaaaatgcaaact is a genomic window containing:
- the EGLN1 gene encoding egl nine homolog 1 isoform X1; translated protein: MANDSGGPGGPSPSERDRQYCELCGKMENLLRCGRCRSSFYCCKEHQRQDWKKHKLVCQGSEGASGHGAGPHQHPGPSPPAAAPPPRAGGAGAREARKGAARRDSAAAAKASGRPAAGDAAKAKAKSVANPAVAASPPRANPGRQGSAAAEAEPGKEEPLTRPSLYQEKANLYPPSNTPGEGLSDGGGLRCNGKTKPLPALKLALEYIVPCMNKHGICVVDDFLGKETGQQIGDEVRALHDTGKFTDGQLVSQKSDSSKDIRGDKITWIEGKEPGCETIGLLMSSMDDLIRHCNGKLGNYKINGRTKAMVACYPGNGTGYVRHVDNPNGDGRCVTCIYYLNKDWDAKVNGGILRIFPEGKAQFADIEPKFDRLLFFWSDRRNPHEVQPAYATRYAITVWYFDADERARAKVKYLTGEKGVRVELNKPSDSISKDVL
- the EGLN1 gene encoding egl nine homolog 1 isoform X2, whose amino-acid sequence is MANDSGGPGGPSPSERDRQYCELCGKMENLLRCGRCRSSFYCCKEHQRQDWKKHKLVCQGSEGASGHGAGPHQHPGPSPPAAAPPPRAGGAGAREARKGAARRDSAAAAKASGRPAAGDAAKAKAKSVANPAVAASPPRANPGRQGSAAAEAEPGKEEPLTRPSLYQEKANLYPPSNTPGEGLSDGGGLRCNGKTKPLPALKLALEYIVPCMNKHGICVVDDFLGKETGQQIGDEVRALHDTGKFTDGQLVSQKSDSSKDIRGDKITWIEGKEPGCETIGLLMSSMDDLIRHCNGKLGNYKINGRTKAMVACYPGNGTGYVRHVDNPNGDGRCVTCIYYLNKDWDAKVNGGILRIFPEGKAQFADIEPKFDRLLFFWSDRRNPHEVQPAYATRGKRSEG